A genomic segment from Nicotiana tabacum cultivar K326 chromosome 9, ASM71507v2, whole genome shotgun sequence encodes:
- the LOC107778680 gene encoding aspartate aminotransferase, cytoplasmic isoform X1 yields MIAIGLPIVTVAYNKDTSPVKLNLGVGAYRTEEGKPLVLNVVRRAEQMLVNDTSRVKEYLSITGLADFNKLSAKLIFGSDSPAIQENRVTTVQCLSGTGSLRVGAEFLAKHYHEHTIYIPQPTWGNHPKVFTLAGLSVKYYRYYDPATRGLDFQGLLDDLAAAPAGVIVLLHACAHNPTGVDPTNDQWEKIRQLMRSKGLLPFFDSAYQGFATGNLDADAQSVRMFVADGGECLAAQSYAKNMGLYGERVGALSIVCKDADVASRVESQLKLVIRPMYSNPPIHGASIVATILKDRQMYDEWTIELKAMADRIISMRQQLFDALQARGTAGDWSHIIKQIGMFTFTGLNTEQVSFMTREHHIYMTSDGRISMAGLSSRTIPHLADAIHAAVTKAA; encoded by the exons ATGATCGCTATAGGGTTACCTATT GTCACAGTTGCTTATAACAAAGATACCAGCCCGGTGAAGTTGAATTTGGGTGTTGGCGCATATCGCACTGAG GAAGGAAAGCCCCTTGTTCTTAATGTGGTGAGACGAGCTGAACAAATGCTCGTCAATGACAC GTCTCGGGTGAAGGAGTATCTCTCAATTACTGGACTAGCGGATTTTAACAAACTGAGTGCAAAGCTTATATTTGGATCTGACAG CCCTGCCATTCAAGAGAACAGGGTGACTACTGTTCAGTGCTTGTCGGGCACAGGTTCTTTGAGGGTTGGGGCTGAGTTTCTGGCTAAGCATTATCATGAA CATACTATATATATACCACAGCCAACATGGGGAAACCATCCGAAGGTTTTCACTTTAGCTGGGCTTTCAGTAAAATATTATCGTTACTACGACCCAGCAACACGAGGCCTGGATTTCCAAG GACTTTTGGATGATCTTGCTGCTGCACCCGCTGGAGTAATAGTTCTTCTCCATGCATGTGCTCATAACCCAACTGGCGTTGATCCAACAAATGACCAGTGGGAGAAAATCAGGCAGTTGATGAGGTCCAAGGGGCTGTTACCTTTCTTTGACAGTGCTTACCAG GGTTTTGCCACTGGCAACCTAGATGCAGATGCACAATCTGTTCGCATGTTTGTGGCTGATGGTGGTGAATGTCTTGCAGCTCAGAGTTATGCCAAAAACATGGGACTGTATGGGGAGCGTGTTGGTGCCCTTAGCATT GTTTGCAAAGATGCAGATGTTGCAAGCAGAGTCGAAAGCCAGCTAAAGCTGGTTATCAGGCCAATGTACTCTAATCCACCAATTCATGGTGCGTCTATTGTTGCTACTATACTCAAGGACAG ACAAATGTACGATGAATGGACAATTGAGCTGAAAGCAATGGCCGACAGGATTATTAGCATGCGCCAACAACTCTTTGATGCCTTGCAAGCTCGAG GTACAGCAGGTGATTGGAGTCATATCATCAAACAAATTGGCATGTTTACTTTCACAGGATTGAATACTGAGCAAGTTTCATTCATGACTAGAGAGCATCACATTTACATGACATCTGATGG GAGAATTAGCATGGCAGGCCTTAGTTCTCGCACAATTCCTCATCTTGCCGATGCCATACATGCTGCTGTTACCAAAGCGGCCTAa
- the LOC107778680 gene encoding aspartate aminotransferase, cytoplasmic isoform X2 produces MLVNDTSRVKEYLSITGLADFNKLSAKLIFGSDSPAIQENRVTTVQCLSGTGSLRVGAEFLAKHYHEHTIYIPQPTWGNHPKVFTLAGLSVKYYRYYDPATRGLDFQGLLDDLAAAPAGVIVLLHACAHNPTGVDPTNDQWEKIRQLMRSKGLLPFFDSAYQGFATGNLDADAQSVRMFVADGGECLAAQSYAKNMGLYGERVGALSIVCKDADVASRVESQLKLVIRPMYSNPPIHGASIVATILKDRQMYDEWTIELKAMADRIISMRQQLFDALQARGTAGDWSHIIKQIGMFTFTGLNTEQVSFMTREHHIYMTSDGRISMAGLSSRTIPHLADAIHAAVTKAA; encoded by the exons ATGCTCGTCAATGACAC GTCTCGGGTGAAGGAGTATCTCTCAATTACTGGACTAGCGGATTTTAACAAACTGAGTGCAAAGCTTATATTTGGATCTGACAG CCCTGCCATTCAAGAGAACAGGGTGACTACTGTTCAGTGCTTGTCGGGCACAGGTTCTTTGAGGGTTGGGGCTGAGTTTCTGGCTAAGCATTATCATGAA CATACTATATATATACCACAGCCAACATGGGGAAACCATCCGAAGGTTTTCACTTTAGCTGGGCTTTCAGTAAAATATTATCGTTACTACGACCCAGCAACACGAGGCCTGGATTTCCAAG GACTTTTGGATGATCTTGCTGCTGCACCCGCTGGAGTAATAGTTCTTCTCCATGCATGTGCTCATAACCCAACTGGCGTTGATCCAACAAATGACCAGTGGGAGAAAATCAGGCAGTTGATGAGGTCCAAGGGGCTGTTACCTTTCTTTGACAGTGCTTACCAG GGTTTTGCCACTGGCAACCTAGATGCAGATGCACAATCTGTTCGCATGTTTGTGGCTGATGGTGGTGAATGTCTTGCAGCTCAGAGTTATGCCAAAAACATGGGACTGTATGGGGAGCGTGTTGGTGCCCTTAGCATT GTTTGCAAAGATGCAGATGTTGCAAGCAGAGTCGAAAGCCAGCTAAAGCTGGTTATCAGGCCAATGTACTCTAATCCACCAATTCATGGTGCGTCTATTGTTGCTACTATACTCAAGGACAG ACAAATGTACGATGAATGGACAATTGAGCTGAAAGCAATGGCCGACAGGATTATTAGCATGCGCCAACAACTCTTTGATGCCTTGCAAGCTCGAG GTACAGCAGGTGATTGGAGTCATATCATCAAACAAATTGGCATGTTTACTTTCACAGGATTGAATACTGAGCAAGTTTCATTCATGACTAGAGAGCATCACATTTACATGACATCTGATGG GAGAATTAGCATGGCAGGCCTTAGTTCTCGCACAATTCCTCATCTTGCCGATGCCATACATGCTGCTGTTACCAAAGCGGCCTAa
- the LOC107778679 gene encoding rho guanine nucleotide exchange factor 8-like — translation MVNEENKIQKSRSFNFRKIFEIPSRLAQSIGGESDSDEEDMDNNIGNVQFISQGGTTSVPLENHQMDNEPVSSLTQDAAKAGNTQKDKEPTDMELMKERFAKLLLGEDMSGGGKGVSSALALSNAITNLAASVFGEQSKLEPMSQKRKERWRKEIDWLLSVTDYIVEFIPAQQKSKDGTNMEIMVTQQRRDLLMNIPALKKLDAMLIDCLDNFKDAKEFWYVSRDAEESEKGVQRTDKWWLPTIKVPPEGLSDASRRWLQYQKDCVNQVLKASMAINAQILAEMEVPENYIESLPKNGRSSLGDSIYKNITVEFFDPELFLSTMDMSSEHKVLDLKNRIEASIVIWKRKMHQKDGKSSWVPAVSLEKRELFEERAETILLLLKHRFPGIPQSSLEISKIQYNRDVGHAVLESYSRVLESLANTVMSRIEDVLYADSVTQDPSLAIAKWNPSAESSPQQPLSGMSTPRGESEMLSSAAETPTSMTLSDFMGWNMEQGEGDIRIRKLFAQDDNEKSMQR, via the exons ATGGTTAACGAAGAAAATAAGATTCAGAAGTCGAGGTCTTTCAATTTTAGGAAGATATTTGAGATTCCAAGTAGATTGGCACAGAGCATTGGGGGGGAGAGTGATAGTGATGAAGAGGACATGGATAACAACATTGGAAACGTCCAATTTATTAGCCAAGGCGGAACAACGTCTGTACCTTTAGAAAATCATCAGATGGATAATGAACCTGTTTCAAGCTTAACCCAGGATGCAGCTAAGGCAGGAAATACCCAAAAAGATAAAGAACCTACAG ACATGGAGTTGATGAAAGAAAGATTTGCAAAGCTGCTTTTAGGGGAGGATATGTCAGGAGGAGGAAAAGGTGTTTCATCAGCTCTGGCTTTATCAAACGCCATTACCAATCTAGCTG CTTCTGTTTTTGGAGAACAATCGAAATTGGAGCCTATGTctcaaaagagaaaagagaggtGGAGAAAAGAAATCGACTGGCTATTATCTGTGACAGATTACATTGTTGAGTTTATCCCCGCGCAACAAAAATCAAAAGATGGAACAAACATGGAG ATAATGGTTACTCAACAAAGAAGAGATCTGCTCATGAACATCCCTGCTCTGAAGAAGCTTGATGCAATGCTCatt GACTGCTTAGATAACTTCAAAGATGCAAAAGAATTCTGGTATGTCTCGAGAGATGCTGAAGAATCTGAGAAAGGTGTCCAGAGGACTGATAAATGGTGGCTACCTACAATCAAGGTTCCACCTGAGGGACTCTCAGATGCTTCCCGGAGATGGCTACAATATCAGAAGGATTGTGTGAACCAAGTACTCAAAGCATCCATGGCGATTAACGCTCAAATACTAGCAGAAATGGAAGTCCCTGAAAACTACATTGAATCTCTCCCCAAG AATGGTAGATCAAGTCTTGGTGATTCAATCTACAAGAACATCACGGTCGAATTCTTTGATCCAGAACTATTCCTTTCAACCATGGATATGTCATCAGAACACAAAGTTCTTGACCTTAAAAACAGAATTGAAGCATCTATTGTGATTTGGAAGAGGAAGATGCACCAAAAAGATGGAAAATCTTCCTGGGTTCCAGCTGTGAGTTTGGAGAAGAGGGAGCTCTTTGAAGAGAGAGCAGAGACTATCTTACTCCTGCTAAAACACAGATTTCCTGGAATTCCTCAATCTTCCCTCGAGATCAGTAAAATCCAATATAACAGA GATGTGGGACATGCTGTTCTGGAGAGCTACTCAAGGGTGCTAGAAAGCCTAGCCAACACAGTTATGTCGCGTATTGAGGATGTCCTATACGCAGATTCTGTCACACAAGATCCATCACTTGCGATAGCAAAGTGGAACCCTTCAGCTGAATCTTCACCTCAGCAACCACTAAGTGGAATGTCAACTCCCAGGGGAGAGTCAGAGATGTTAAGTTCTGCAGCAGAAACACCAACCTCAATGACCTTGTCCGATTTCATGGGGTGGAATATGGAGCAGGGAGAGGGAGACATAAGAATCAGGAAACTTTTTGCCCAAGATGATAATGAAAAATCCATGCAACGATAA